One genomic region from Macrobrachium rosenbergii isolate ZJJX-2024 chromosome 1, ASM4041242v1, whole genome shotgun sequence encodes:
- the LOC136841440 gene encoding uncharacterized protein isoform X2 — protein sequence MAQAAVINQATRFCGTVDPSNVDKSRLEEYGVNRWIADTESRISAAGITDERKKIDEALLYVSMEHGDAHTVLHSVLFRNITLFNEFKKQCLQFWQPEAQKDPWYNIGTFHHQKYEGNHLVLATRVEEAIDRVTTDMKAVGIVVGRKDEFDDDETDLASISKVLRYMSLGPIYDALGKEERVALKKYCDRKPNDGIVQTLMYIERKVKQNSSSSSADFTGTVASGNPRNNSNQSNRNQSGQARSRYQEIEIRLIEMVGTTIGDLINQIETIKVGRQIEVTMGIPLELMEITVEITGLLDRGELVKAKIQGIIGHSSIGRDKVVEIVVITTIQPRIVEETNGVRIAIRQDI from the coding sequence atggcgcaagccgccgtaatcaaccaagccactagattttgtggaacggtagacccaagtaatgtagataaaagtagattagaagaatatggtgtaaatcgatggatagcagacacagaaagcagaatttcagctgctggtatcacagatgagagaaagaaaatagatgaagcactcttgtatgttagtatggaacatggtgatgcacatacagttcttcattcagtactttttaggaatattactctgtttaacgaattcaagaaacagtgcttacagttttggcaaccagaagcacagaaagatccatggtataacataggaactttccatcatcagaaatatgagggtaatcacttagttttagccactagagtagaagaagctatagatagagtgacgacagatatgaaagctgtaggaattgttgttggaaggaaggatgaatttgatgatgatgaaacagatttagctagtatatccaaggtacttagatatatgtcattaggaccaatctacgatgctttgggtaaggaagaaagagtagccttaaagaagtactgtgataggaagccaaatgatggaattgtacaaactttgatgtacatagaaaggaaagtaaaacagaattcatcaagtagtagtgcagattttacaggaaccgtagctagtggaaacccaagaaataatagcaatcagtccaatagaaaccaatcagggcaagctaggtctaggtatcaggaaatagaaattcgtttgatagaaatggtgggaacaacaataggagatttaatcaatcaaatagaaacaatcaaggtaggccgccaaatagaggtaacaatgggaataccactggaactaatggaaataacagtggaaataacaggactcctggacagaggggagctagtcaaggccaaaattcagggaataataggccacagttcaataggcagagacaaagttgtggaaattgtggttataacaaccatacaacccagaattgtagaagaaacaaatggtgttcgaattgcaataagacaggacatttaa
- the LOC136841440 gene encoding uncharacterized protein isoform X1: protein MRESYRTIKGIAGKQIRAIGNVNLEIEILNKKYREEFVVLEEKYFPAQALFSFQAMKRCGITLDCSNGRITIKEIDRGNVCSLEEEEQFQINLITLPETASSEEVDIQQIEIEFNANPGRTVCRNSMIEEIGEDRQTTFKSLEATQEEFSDSRYEPDNSSARQVDTSEELSSFSQPDDPDTLIDCSHLIIREDTEEKYLNEVLLLGNLKMTEIGSVIPQDENSDDTDVCYTADAQNAEEICLVSTADDNLVKLKLNNSVILHPQGLTKVCLRIVTDKNLGDTDVLLVNEDLPDFVKMDNSLVRLNGGNCTTYVYNYSDKRLELHAGIEFCKGIVITNPLLTLSEKAFVSVADTRVKLEGK from the coding sequence atgagagaatcctataggaccataaaggggatcgctggaaagcaaataagggctataggcaatgtcaatttagagatagaaattctaaataagaaatacagggaagagtttgtggtgttggaagagaaatattttccagctcaagctctattttccttccaggctatgaaaagatgtggaattacactagattgtagcaatggaagaataactatcaaggaaattgatagaggaaatgtttgctctcttgaagaagaggaacagtttcagataaacttgatcactttacctgagacagcctcatctgaagaagtagacatccaacagatagaaatagaatttaatgctaacccgggtaggacagtgtgtagaaattcaatgatagaagaaataggagaagatagacaaactacttttaaaagcctagaagccactcaggaggaattctcagatagcaggtatgaacctgataactcaagtgcacgacaagtagatacctccgaagaacttagttctttttcccaacctgacgatcctgacacgctaatagattgtagtcacttaataataagagaagatacggaagagaagtatctcaatgaggtgttgctgttaggcaacctaaaaatgacagagataggttctgtgataccacaagatgaaaattcagatgatactgatgtctgttacactgccgatgcacagaatgcagaagagatctgcttagttagtactgccgatgataatcttgtaaaactcaaattaaacaatagcgttatactgcatccacaaggtctgacaaaggtttgtcttagaattgtaacagataaaaacctaggtgatacagatgtgttattagttaatgaagacttaccagactttgtgaaaatggacaattccctagtaagacttaatggtggaaattgtacgacttatgtgtataattattctgacaagagactagaattgcatgccggcatagaattctgtaagggaattgtgattactaaccctttactaaccctaagtgaaaaagcatttgtctctgtagctgacacaagagttaaattagaagggaagtaa